In one window of Caenimonas aquaedulcis DNA:
- the ilvA gene encoding threonine ammonia-lyase, biosynthetic, whose product MKTHLKPADYLKKILNARVYDVAVESALEPAKNLSRRLHNKVLLKREDQQAVFSFKLRGAYNKMAHLTAEQLRRGVICASAGNHAQGVAMSAHKLGARAVIVMPVTTPQLKVDGVRSLGGEVVLHGESYSDAYEHAVKLEKKEGLTFVHPFDDPEVIAGQGTIAMEILRQHQGPLDAVFVAIGGGGLISGVANYIKAVRPEIKVIGVQMNDSDAMMRSVASKKRVTLSDVGLFSDGTAVKLVGEETFRVARELVDEFMTVDTDAVCAAIKDVFVDTRSIVEPAGALAVAAIKQYVATRKTRGETYAAILCGANMNFDRLRFVAERAEVGEEREALFAVTIPEERGSFRRFCEVIGALPGGPRNVTEFNYRMSDSAQAHVFVGLTTHGKGESTKIAANFGRHGFETLDLTHDELAKEHIRHMVGGRTALAQDERLLRFVFPERPGALMKFLSHLRPGWNISLFHYRNQGADYGRILVGLQVPKADTKAFKEFLDTLGYPCVEETGNPVYRLFLQA is encoded by the coding sequence ATGAAAACGCACCTCAAACCCGCCGATTACCTCAAGAAAATCCTCAATGCGCGGGTCTACGACGTGGCGGTGGAATCGGCGCTGGAGCCCGCCAAAAACCTGAGCCGCAGGCTGCACAACAAGGTGCTCCTGAAGCGGGAGGACCAGCAGGCTGTCTTCAGCTTCAAACTGCGCGGGGCCTACAACAAGATGGCCCACCTCACGGCCGAGCAGTTGCGGCGCGGCGTCATTTGCGCTTCCGCCGGCAACCATGCGCAGGGCGTTGCCATGTCGGCGCACAAGCTGGGCGCCCGTGCGGTCATCGTCATGCCCGTCACCACGCCCCAGCTCAAGGTCGACGGCGTGAGGTCCCTGGGCGGCGAAGTCGTGCTGCATGGCGAAAGCTATTCCGACGCCTACGAACACGCAGTCAAGCTGGAGAAGAAGGAAGGCCTGACTTTCGTGCACCCGTTCGACGACCCCGAAGTGATCGCGGGCCAGGGCACCATCGCGATGGAAATCCTGCGCCAGCACCAGGGGCCGCTCGACGCCGTCTTCGTCGCGATCGGCGGCGGCGGCCTGATCTCGGGCGTGGCCAACTACATCAAGGCGGTGCGTCCCGAGATCAAGGTGATCGGCGTGCAGATGAACGATTCGGACGCGATGATGCGATCCGTCGCCTCGAAGAAGCGCGTGACGCTTTCCGACGTGGGCCTGTTTTCCGACGGCACCGCGGTGAAGCTGGTGGGCGAGGAAACGTTCCGTGTCGCGCGCGAGCTGGTCGACGAATTCATGACGGTGGACACCGATGCCGTGTGCGCCGCGATCAAGGATGTCTTCGTCGACACGCGCAGCATCGTCGAGCCCGCGGGCGCGCTGGCGGTGGCCGCGATCAAGCAGTACGTCGCCACGCGCAAGACGCGCGGGGAAACGTATGCGGCTATCCTGTGCGGCGCGAACATGAATTTCGATCGGCTTCGTTTCGTGGCCGAGCGCGCCGAAGTCGGCGAGGAACGCGAAGCCCTGTTCGCCGTGACCATCCCCGAGGAGCGCGGCAGCTTCCGCCGCTTCTGCGAGGTCATCGGCGCGCTGCCCGGCGGCCCGCGCAACGTGACGGAGTTCAACTACCGCATGAGCGACTCCGCGCAGGCACACGTGTTCGTGGGCCTCACGACGCACGGAAAGGGCGAATCCACGAAGATCGCCGCGAATTTCGGGCGGCACGGATTCGAGACGCTCGACCTCACGCACGACGAACTCGCGAAGGAACATATCCGCCACATGGTGGGCGGCCGCACGGCGCTCGCGCAGGATGAGCGGCTGTTGCGCTTCGTGTTTCCGGAGCGGCCGGGCGCGCTGATGAAGTTCCTGTCGCACCTGCGCCCGGGATGGAACATCTCGCTCTTCCATTACCGCAACCAGGGCGCCGACTATGGCCGCATCCTGGTGGGCCTGCAGGTGCCGAAAGCGGACACCAAGGCATTCAAGGAGTTCCTGGACACGCTGGGCTACCCGTGCGTTGAAGAAACTGGTAACCCGGTGTATCGGCTGTTTCTGCAAGCCTGA
- a CDS encoding OsmC family protein, which translates to MECTVSWTGATGARSGMGFLAETGSGHVLVMDGAPDAAKPENGGQNLAPRPMETVLAGTGGCTAYDVVLILKRGRHDVQGCSVKLTSERAPADPKVFTKIHMHFTVAGKVPPEAVERAIAMSHDKYCSASVMLAKTAEITTSFEVVAA; encoded by the coding sequence ATGGAATGCACGGTGAGCTGGACGGGCGCGACGGGCGCAAGATCGGGAATGGGGTTTCTCGCGGAGACGGGCAGCGGGCATGTCCTCGTGATGGACGGCGCGCCCGATGCGGCCAAACCGGAAAACGGCGGGCAGAACCTCGCGCCGCGGCCCATGGAAACCGTGCTCGCGGGCACCGGGGGCTGCACCGCCTATGACGTGGTGCTCATTCTCAAGCGCGGCCGCCACGACGTGCAGGGCTGCTCGGTGAAGCTCACCTCGGAGCGTGCGCCGGCCGACCCGAAGGTGTTCACCAAGATCCACATGCACTTCACGGTGGCGGGCAAGGTGCCGCCCGAGGCGGTGGAGCGGGCGATCGCCATGAGCCACGACAAATACTGCTCGGCAAGCGTGATGCTGGCCAAGACGGCGGAAATCACGACCAGCTTCGAGGTCGTGGCGGCCTGA
- the coq7 gene encoding 2-polyprenyl-3-methyl-6-methoxy-1,4-benzoquinone monooxygenase, whose amino-acid sequence MDRLLGAADAALRTLFSKPRAARARPLAGGDSPPLSPGERREAAALMRVNHVGEVCAQALYTAQALSTSDPGLRDHFQRAAEEETDHLAWTAERLAELGDRPSLLNPLWYAGAFGLGLVAGRLGDRVSLGFVVETERQVEAHLQSHLDRLPAADASSRAIVSHMKEDEAAHAAQALVQGGVELPGPAKALMRAAARVMTTTAHYI is encoded by the coding sequence ATGGACCGACTCCTTGGCGCTGCCGATGCCGCCCTCAGAACACTCTTTTCGAAGCCCCGCGCCGCCCGTGCCAGGCCCCTGGCAGGCGGCGATTCGCCGCCGCTCAGCCCGGGTGAGCGGCGCGAGGCGGCGGCGCTCATGCGGGTGAACCATGTGGGCGAGGTGTGCGCCCAGGCCCTCTACACGGCGCAGGCGCTCTCCACCTCGGACCCGGGCCTGCGCGATCACTTCCAGCGGGCGGCGGAAGAAGAAACCGACCACCTCGCCTGGACCGCCGAGCGGCTGGCCGAACTGGGGGACCGGCCCTCGCTCCTGAACCCCCTGTGGTACGCGGGTGCCTTCGGGCTGGGCCTCGTCGCGGGCCGCCTGGGAGACCGCGTCAGCCTGGGTTTCGTCGTCGAGACGGAGCGCCAGGTGGAGGCGCACCTCCAGAGCCACCTGGACCGCCTGCCGGCGGCGGACGCATCGTCACGGGCGATCGTGTCCCATATGAAGGAGGACGAAGCGGCGCATGCGGCCCAGGCGCTGGTGCAGGGCGGTGTCGAACTGCCGGGGCCGGCCAAGGCGCTGATGCGCGCCGCCGCCCGCGTGATGACGACGACGGCCCATTACATCTGA
- a CDS encoding porin, producing MKKSLIALAALASFAGVASAQSSVTLFGIVDATIAYGHGSVANKTQLTNSGYNSSRLGFRGTEDLGGGMSASFWLEAGLNNDDGQGAATNSNNQASGAGAAVAGRQGLTFNRRSTVSLAGGFGEIRLGRDYTPQFWNLTVFDPFGTNGVGTTQTLNSIITGVTSVRASNTVGYFLPGNLGGFYGQVQYYMGENLSNAVDTFVPPRSTKKDGTGMGIRLGFANGPFNVAFATSKTRYAAGDVTQSNIGGQYDFGMAKLQAHYSRDKNDGLVVGGATGKGWLIGGLIPVGAGEIRLAYSRYEVNTVGTPESKKWALGYVHNLSKRTALYATVARVNNSGGAASALNGSVTGANTNSSGYDFGVRHSF from the coding sequence ATGAAAAAGTCCCTGATTGCTCTGGCCGCGCTGGCGTCGTTCGCCGGCGTTGCTTCTGCCCAATCGTCCGTTACGCTGTTCGGCATCGTCGACGCCACGATCGCTTACGGCCATGGCAGCGTTGCCAACAAGACCCAGCTGACCAACTCGGGCTACAACAGCTCGCGTCTGGGCTTCCGTGGCACGGAAGACCTCGGCGGCGGCATGTCTGCCTCCTTCTGGCTCGAAGCCGGCCTGAACAACGATGACGGCCAAGGCGCCGCCACCAACAGCAACAACCAGGCTTCCGGCGCTGGCGCCGCTGTCGCCGGTCGTCAAGGCCTCACGTTCAACCGCCGTTCGACCGTCAGCCTGGCTGGTGGTTTCGGCGAAATCCGCCTGGGCCGTGACTACACCCCGCAATTCTGGAACCTGACCGTGTTCGATCCGTTCGGCACGAACGGCGTGGGCACCACCCAGACCCTGAACAGCATCATCACCGGCGTGACCTCGGTGCGTGCTTCCAACACCGTCGGCTACTTCCTGCCGGGCAACCTGGGCGGCTTCTACGGCCAAGTCCAGTACTACATGGGTGAGAACCTGAGCAACGCGGTCGACACGTTCGTGCCTCCCCGTAGCACCAAGAAGGACGGCACGGGCATGGGCATCCGCCTCGGCTTCGCCAATGGTCCCTTCAACGTGGCCTTCGCGACCAGCAAGACCCGCTACGCTGCTGGCGACGTGACGCAGAGCAACATCGGCGGCCAGTACGACTTCGGCATGGCCAAGCTGCAAGCCCATTACAGCCGCGACAAGAACGACGGCCTCGTGGTCGGCGGCGCAACCGGCAAGGGCTGGCTGATCGGTGGTCTGATCCCCGTCGGCGCTGGCGAAATCCGCCTGGCTTACTCGCGTTACGAAGTCAACACCGTTGGCACGCCGGAAAGCAAGAAGTGGGCTCTGGGCTACGTGCACAACCTGTCCAAGCGCACGGCTCTGTACGCCACGGTCGCTCGCGTGAACAACAGCGGTGGCGCTGCTTCCGCCCTGAACGGTTCCGTGACCGGCGCGAACACGAACTCCAGCGGCTACGACTTCGGTGTCCGCCACAGCTTCTAA
- a CDS encoding DUF3047 domain-containing protein: protein MKLRWGLAAAAVAVCLAGCAVVRDGAGVGAGAGAVAANPWSAQSGPDAQSWHHMTFPGKAATRFSYSRKDGRDAIAVLASSSASMLRQKLRVEPSELRHVRFSWKVPQLIAGADVGLRDADDSPVRVMLFFEGDRARFSARDSMLSELLRAVSGEEMPYATLMYVWCNQREPGSVITSPRTGRVRTLVVESGARKLGQWLDYERDIRADYLRAYGEAPGALVGIAIMSDSDNTQSTTQAWYGPVRLQTP, encoded by the coding sequence ATGAAGTTGCGTTGGGGTCTGGCGGCTGCCGCGGTGGCCGTGTGTCTTGCGGGTTGTGCCGTCGTGCGCGACGGAGCGGGTGTCGGCGCCGGCGCCGGCGCCGTGGCGGCGAACCCGTGGTCAGCGCAGTCCGGACCGGACGCCCAGTCCTGGCATCACATGACATTCCCGGGCAAGGCGGCGACCCGCTTCAGCTACTCGCGCAAGGATGGCCGCGACGCGATCGCGGTGCTCGCCAGTTCTTCGGCGAGCATGTTGCGCCAGAAACTTCGCGTCGAGCCTTCCGAATTGCGCCACGTCCGCTTCTCGTGGAAGGTGCCGCAGCTCATCGCAGGCGCCGACGTCGGCCTGCGGGACGCCGATGATTCTCCCGTGCGCGTCATGCTGTTCTTCGAGGGCGACCGGGCCCGCTTCTCCGCGCGCGACTCGATGCTTTCCGAACTGCTTCGTGCCGTGAGCGGGGAGGAGATGCCCTACGCGACGCTCATGTACGTGTGGTGCAACCAGCGCGAGCCGGGTTCCGTGATCACGAGCCCGCGCACCGGCCGCGTACGGACACTGGTGGTGGAGTCCGGCGCCCGCAAACTCGGCCAATGGCTCGACTACGAACGCGACATCCGCGCGGACTACCTGCGCGCTTACGGCGAGGCCCCGGGCGCCTTGGTGGGCATCGCCATCATGAGCGACAGCGACAACACGCAATCCACGACGCAGGCCTGGTACGGCCCTGTTCGCTTGCAGACGCCGTGA
- a CDS encoding ABC transporter permease, with protein MFAFILRRLFQAAIVMVAVAFIAFLLFQYVGDPVVFLLGQDAKPDQIAQLRTDLGLDQPFFVQFWHFLVNALQGEFGLSLRQGAKVSRLIGERFPATLELSLVAAVVAVVIGIPMGVYAALRRGTFMSQVFLTFSLLGVSLPTFLIGILLILVFAVLLGWFPSFGRGDTDKFGWWTTGLLSRDGWHHIVLPAITLAIFQLTLIMRLVRAEMLEVLRTDYIKFARARGLPDRAIHFGHALKNTLVPVMTIIGLQLGTLIAFSIITETVFQWPGMGLLFIQAVTFADIPVMAAYLCLIALIFVVINLVVDLLYFAVDPRLRVADAKGH; from the coding sequence ATGTTCGCATTCATCCTGCGCCGCCTGTTCCAGGCTGCGATCGTCATGGTCGCAGTCGCCTTCATCGCCTTCCTGCTGTTCCAGTATGTCGGGGATCCTGTCGTCTTCCTGCTGGGCCAGGACGCCAAGCCCGACCAGATCGCGCAGCTGCGCACCGACCTCGGCCTGGACCAACCCTTCTTCGTGCAGTTCTGGCACTTCCTCGTGAACGCGCTGCAGGGGGAATTCGGCCTGAGCCTGCGCCAGGGGGCGAAGGTGTCGCGGCTGATCGGCGAGCGCTTCCCCGCGACACTGGAGCTGTCACTCGTCGCCGCCGTCGTCGCGGTCGTCATCGGGATTCCCATGGGCGTATATGCGGCGCTTCGCCGCGGCACCTTCATGAGCCAGGTGTTCCTCACCTTTTCGCTGCTGGGCGTGTCGCTGCCCACATTCCTCATCGGCATCCTGCTGATCCTGGTGTTCGCGGTGCTGCTCGGCTGGTTCCCGAGTTTCGGCCGCGGCGACACGGACAAGTTCGGCTGGTGGACGACCGGTCTGCTGTCGCGCGACGGCTGGCACCACATCGTGCTGCCGGCCATCACGCTCGCGATTTTCCAGCTCACGCTCATCATGCGGCTCGTGCGCGCCGAAATGCTCGAGGTGCTGCGCACCGACTACATCAAGTTCGCCCGCGCCCGCGGCCTGCCCGACCGCGCGATCCATTTCGGGCATGCGCTGAAGAACACGCTCGTCCCGGTCATGACGATCATCGGCCTGCAGCTGGGCACGCTGATCGCGTTCTCCATCATCACCGAGACGGTGTTCCAGTGGCCCGGCATGGGGCTGCTCTTCATCCAGGCCGTCACCTTCGCGGACATCCCCGTCATGGCCGCATACCTGTGCCTCATCGCCCTGATCTTCGTGGTCATCAACCTCGTCGTGGACCTGCTGTATTTCGCGGTGGATCCACGGCTGCGCGTGGCCGACGCGAAAGGACATTGA
- a CDS encoding M20 aminoacylase family protein: MLSPKFKANGRAFAHIAQFIPELTALRRDLHQHPELGFEEVYTSGRVKEALRLCGVDEIHTGIGKTGVVGVIKGRSTASGRMVGLRADMDALTMTEQNDFTWKSATQGMMHGCGHDGHVAMLVGAARYLAETRNFDGTAVLVFQPGEEGFAGAKQMIEDGLFERFPVEAIYAMHNWPAMKPGTIGINDGAMMAAADRVTIEVTGKGGHGAHAYLAVDPVLVAAHIITAAQSIVSRNVRPIDSAVVSLCAIQAGDLHAMSVIPGKATIVGTIRTFSTEVQALVEKRLAELCSAVALGFGAQATVQFEHSYPATINSAREANFAADVAESLVGAEHVDRELEPSMGAEDFSFMLQSKPGAYLRLGQGGENCFLHNARYDFNDDVLPLGSALHASLVEQSMPLST; the protein is encoded by the coding sequence ATGCTCTCACCGAAGTTCAAGGCCAACGGCCGCGCCTTCGCGCACATCGCGCAGTTCATCCCCGAGCTCACGGCGCTGCGGCGCGATCTGCACCAGCATCCCGAACTCGGCTTCGAGGAGGTCTATACCTCCGGCCGCGTGAAGGAGGCGCTCAGGCTGTGCGGCGTCGATGAAATCCACACGGGGATCGGCAAGACCGGCGTGGTGGGCGTCATCAAGGGCCGCAGCACCGCAAGCGGCCGGATGGTGGGCCTGCGCGCGGACATGGATGCGCTCACCATGACCGAGCAGAACGACTTCACCTGGAAGTCGGCGACGCAGGGAATGATGCACGGCTGCGGCCACGACGGACACGTCGCGATGCTGGTCGGCGCGGCGCGCTACCTCGCGGAAACACGCAATTTCGACGGCACCGCGGTGCTCGTGTTCCAGCCCGGCGAGGAAGGTTTCGCGGGTGCCAAGCAGATGATCGAAGACGGCCTCTTCGAACGCTTTCCCGTCGAGGCGATCTACGCGATGCACAACTGGCCCGCGATGAAGCCGGGCACGATCGGCATCAACGACGGCGCGATGATGGCCGCGGCCGACCGCGTGACGATCGAAGTCACCGGCAAGGGCGGCCACGGCGCGCATGCCTACCTCGCGGTCGATCCGGTGCTGGTCGCCGCGCACATCATCACGGCAGCGCAGAGCATCGTCTCGCGCAACGTGCGCCCGATCGACAGCGCGGTGGTGAGCCTGTGCGCCATCCAGGCCGGGGACCTGCACGCCATGAGCGTCATCCCCGGCAAGGCCACGATCGTGGGGACCATCCGGACCTTCAGCACCGAAGTGCAGGCCCTGGTCGAGAAGCGTCTCGCGGAACTCTGCAGCGCGGTGGCGCTGGGCTTCGGCGCGCAGGCCACGGTGCAGTTCGAGCACTCGTATCCGGCAACGATCAATTCCGCCCGCGAGGCGAACTTCGCGGCCGACGTCGCCGAGTCGCTCGTCGGCGCGGAGCACGTGGACCGAGAGCTCGAGCCGAGCATGGGCGCGGAAGATTTTTCCTTCATGCTCCAATCCAAGCCCGGCGCCTACCTGCGCCTGGGGCAGGGCGGCGAGAACTGCTTCCTGCACAACGCGCGCTACGACTTCAACGACGACGTGCTGCCGCTCGGCTCCGCGTTGCACGCGAGCCTGGTCGAGCAGTCCATGCCTCTTTCAACCTGA
- a CDS encoding ABC transporter substrate-binding protein, whose protein sequence is MKFQTTILSAALGAALGLAAFGAGAVTLKVANQGDSLSLDPHSLQESLQLSVTGNVYEPLVTRDKNFKLAPALATSWKQTAPTVWRFELRKGVQFHDGTPFTADDVIFSYDRTRGEGSDLQSAVGPIKAIRKINDHVVEMDTSSPFPILPDLMTNWYIMSKKWCETNQAVRPVDRRKGIENAASFRANGTGPFRVRERQPNVRTTFVRNGNYWGKIDGNVDEVVFNVIGNDATRVAALISGEIDIMEPVPVQDVERLKTASNLKVLQGPELRVIFLGMDQKRDELLFSNVKGKNPFKDKRVRQAFYQAIDVEGIKRTVMRGASTPNAEMLPPQVNGFAPDLAKRLPFDPEASKKLLAEAGYPQGFEVTMNCPNDRYVNDGAICQAVAANLARVGVKINLQVETKGTYFPKILRRDTSFYMLGWTSTTVDAHNVLYPIMSSPGEGGRGQFNLGAYSNPKVDELTLKIASETDQKKRNEMIHEAIKIHQDDVGHIPLHQQALNWAMKKNVDVVQMPNNDMVWKFVTVK, encoded by the coding sequence ATGAAGTTCCAGACCACGATCCTGTCCGCAGCGCTTGGCGCCGCGCTGGGCCTTGCCGCATTCGGCGCCGGCGCCGTCACCCTGAAAGTCGCCAACCAGGGCGATTCGCTCTCGCTCGACCCGCACTCGCTGCAGGAATCGCTGCAGCTGTCCGTCACGGGCAACGTGTACGAGCCGCTCGTCACGCGCGACAAGAACTTCAAGCTGGCGCCTGCGCTCGCGACGAGCTGGAAGCAGACGGCACCCACCGTGTGGCGCTTCGAACTGCGCAAGGGCGTGCAGTTCCACGACGGCACCCCCTTCACCGCCGACGACGTGATCTTCAGCTACGACCGCACGCGCGGCGAAGGCTCCGACCTGCAAAGCGCCGTCGGCCCGATCAAGGCCATCCGCAAGATCAACGACCACGTGGTCGAGATGGACACCTCGTCGCCGTTCCCGATCCTGCCGGACTTGATGACCAACTGGTACATCATGAGCAAGAAGTGGTGCGAGACCAACCAGGCCGTGCGCCCGGTGGACCGCCGCAAGGGCATCGAGAACGCGGCCTCGTTCCGCGCCAACGGCACGGGCCCGTTCCGTGTGCGCGAGCGCCAGCCGAACGTGCGCACGACCTTCGTGCGCAACGGCAACTACTGGGGCAAGATCGACGGCAACGTCGACGAGGTCGTCTTCAACGTCATCGGAAACGACGCGACGCGCGTGGCCGCGCTGATCTCCGGCGAGATCGACATCATGGAGCCGGTGCCCGTGCAGGACGTCGAGCGCCTCAAGACCGCGTCCAACCTCAAGGTGCTGCAGGGCCCCGAGTTGCGCGTGATCTTCCTGGGCATGGACCAGAAACGCGACGAACTGCTCTTCTCCAACGTCAAGGGCAAGAACCCCTTCAAGGACAAGCGCGTGCGCCAGGCCTTCTACCAGGCGATCGACGTCGAAGGCATCAAGCGCACCGTCATGCGCGGCGCCTCGACCCCCAACGCCGAAATGCTGCCGCCGCAGGTCAATGGCTTCGCACCCGACCTCGCCAAGCGCCTGCCCTTCGATCCGGAAGCCTCGAAGAAGCTGCTGGCCGAAGCCGGCTATCCGCAAGGCTTCGAAGTGACGATGAACTGCCCGAACGACCGCTACGTGAACGACGGCGCGATCTGCCAGGCCGTCGCCGCCAACCTTGCGCGCGTGGGCGTGAAGATCAACCTGCAGGTGGAAACCAAGGGCACGTACTTCCCGAAGATCCTTCGCCGCGACACGAGTTTCTACATGCTGGGCTGGACGTCCACCACCGTGGACGCGCACAACGTGCTCTACCCCATCATGTCCTCGCCGGGTGAAGGCGGCCGCGGCCAGTTCAACCTGGGCGCCTACAGCAACCCGAAGGTCGACGAGCTCACGCTGAAGATCGCCTCCGAGACCGACCAGAAGAAGCGCAACGAGATGATCCACGAGGCGATCAAGATCCACCAGGACGACGTCGGCCACATCCCGCTGCACCAGCAGGCACTCAACTGGGCGATGAAGAAGAACGTGGATGTGGTGCAGATGCCCAACAACGACATGGTCTGGAAGTTCGTGACCGTCAAGTGA
- a CDS encoding ABC transporter permease: MRSGTWLHRAWDSDVGYSFRTSPVAMAAAFVAFVCVFCAVFANLVAPHHPYDLATLELSDAFLPPSWVEGGNAKYWLGTDDQGRDILSVLMYGARISLLVGVASVILSMLIGVTLGLVAGFVGGRTDAFIMRVCDVILSFPAILVALLIAGVGRALFPNANDFVVFVVLVLSISLAGGGGWVQYARTVRGSTMVERNREYVQAARVTGVSSLRIMRKHVLPNILGPVMVLATIQVATAIITEATLSFLGVGAPPNSPSLGTLIQVGNKFLFSGNWWITVFPGLMLVAIALSVNLLGDWLRDALNPRLR, translated from the coding sequence ATGAGGTCCGGCACCTGGCTCCATCGGGCCTGGGACAGTGACGTCGGCTACAGCTTCCGCACCTCGCCCGTGGCGATGGCGGCAGCGTTCGTGGCCTTCGTCTGCGTGTTCTGTGCGGTGTTCGCCAACCTGGTGGCGCCGCACCATCCCTACGACCTCGCGACGCTGGAACTGAGCGACGCCTTCCTTCCGCCCTCCTGGGTGGAAGGCGGCAACGCGAAGTACTGGCTCGGCACCGACGACCAGGGCCGCGACATCCTGTCCGTGCTGATGTACGGCGCCCGCATCTCGCTGCTGGTCGGCGTCGCGTCGGTGATCCTCTCGATGCTGATCGGCGTCACGCTGGGCCTCGTCGCGGGCTTTGTCGGCGGCCGAACGGACGCCTTCATCATGCGCGTGTGCGACGTGATCCTGTCCTTCCCCGCCATCCTCGTCGCCCTGCTGATCGCCGGGGTGGGCCGCGCGCTCTTTCCCAACGCGAACGACTTCGTGGTGTTCGTGGTGCTCGTGCTGTCCATCTCGCTCGCCGGCGGCGGCGGGTGGGTGCAGTACGCGCGCACCGTGCGCGGCTCGACCATGGTCGAGCGCAATCGCGAGTACGTGCAGGCCGCGCGGGTGACGGGCGTGTCGTCGCTGCGCATCATGCGCAAGCACGTGCTGCCCAACATCCTCGGGCCCGTCATGGTGCTCGCGACGATCCAGGTGGCCACGGCCATCATCACCGAGGCGACGCTGTCCTTCCTCGGTGTCGGCGCGCCGCCCAATTCGCCTTCGCTGGGCACGCTGATCCAGGTGGGCAACAAGTTCCTGTTTTCCGGCAACTGGTGGATCACCGTGTTCCCCGGCCTGATGCTGGTGGCGATCGCCCTGTCCGTCAACCTGCTGGGCGACTGGCTGCGCGACGCCTTGAACCCGAGATTGCGCTAG
- a CDS encoding ABC transporter ATP-binding protein — protein sequence MSLLQVQNLVVEFPHRSGTLRAIDDISFDIAPGEILGVVGESGAGKSLTGASIIGLLEPPGRIASGQILLEGQRIDNLPYEKMRRIRGRQIGAIFQDPLTSLNPLYTVGRQLMETIRTHLPVDEKEARRRAIGLLEDTGIPAAAQRIDHYPHQFSGGMRQRVVIALALAAEPKLIVADEPTTALDVSIQAQIIQLLKRVCRDRGAAVMLITHDMGVIAETCDRVAVMYAGRIAEIGPVHEVINKPAHPYTAGLMAAIPDITVERERLHQIDGAMPRLNAIPTGCAYNPRCPRVFDRCLRERPDLLDAGATRAACWLHDTKAGVPA from the coding sequence ATGTCGCTGCTCCAAGTCCAGAACCTCGTCGTCGAATTCCCGCATCGCAGCGGGACGCTACGCGCCATCGACGACATCAGCTTCGACATTGCGCCCGGGGAAATCCTGGGCGTGGTCGGCGAATCGGGCGCCGGCAAGTCGCTCACGGGCGCTTCCATCATCGGCCTGCTCGAGCCGCCCGGGCGCATCGCCTCCGGGCAGATCCTGCTCGAAGGCCAGCGCATCGACAATCTTCCGTACGAGAAGATGCGGCGCATCCGCGGCCGCCAGATCGGCGCGATCTTCCAGGACCCGCTGACCTCGCTCAACCCGCTCTACACGGTCGGCCGCCAACTCATGGAGACCATCCGAACGCATTTGCCGGTGGACGAGAAGGAGGCGCGGCGCCGCGCCATCGGCCTGCTCGAAGACACCGGCATCCCGGCGGCCGCGCAGCGCATCGACCACTACCCGCACCAGTTCTCGGGCGGGATGCGCCAGCGCGTGGTCATCGCATTGGCGCTCGCCGCCGAACCCAAGCTGATCGTCGCGGACGAGCCCACCACGGCGCTGGACGTGTCGATCCAGGCGCAGATCATCCAGCTGCTCAAGCGCGTATGCCGCGACCGCGGCGCCGCCGTCATGCTGATCACGCACGACATGGGCGTGATCGCCGAGACCTGCGACCGCGTGGCCGTGATGTACGCCGGCCGCATCGCGGAGATCGGCCCGGTGCACGAGGTGATCAACAAGCCTGCGCATCCCTACACGGCGGGCCTGATGGCCGCCATCCCGGACATCACCGTCGAGCGCGAGCGCCTGCACCAGATCGACGGCGCGATGCCGCGCCTGAACGCCATCCCCACAGGCTGCGCCTACAACCCGCGCTGCCCGCGCGTGTTCGACCGCTGCCTGCGCGAGCGCCCCGACTTGCTCGACGCCGGCGCCACGCGCGCCGCCTGCTGGCTGCACGACACGAAAGCCGGGGTGCCCGCGTGA